The Vespula vulgaris chromosome 2, iyVesVulg1.1, whole genome shotgun sequence genome has a segment encoding these proteins:
- the LOC127072901 gene encoding titin homolog isoform X19, producing the protein MWCCKRLESSQWPVTTIVRAGAASEEINQRTSSAHNRHSLTKDVKRRRSLYDEDSLDDDRPDENEARDSTGSAKDVDRARLVRERQNEERQRKLEELRQQALAAQRFREQREEERRRRIDELRSRDNDRRNQVEERKRLICEAERERREAILRKNQEREARIEAKKKNERSHIVFAFGSSTPRMLEPADTGGSTFWGTRRATSTTNVMMFSAAQPLTRRSSERELDGSKKRATSAGGLDRKPGEDMRMSSSMYEVFNWNSSPDPPLTPGKHKRASLSLPPTTDIFAIDDKSDNDTRRPMIQRAVSGEDSDGTPGTPSSVYLRVNRRRTDLMPTIPSPRDGPPTSGRSSSAKAFARSPGRTYSMSRLDQLSQPRKRPTELSTLTEQQSQPLSGSSMSRSMSHLAAASGSKSLKRSDNSRSMGTLPGAVPMPRPTRAERLRRKARELHNQQQQGIRSGEVTPNSPSRPHSSMSQQSASSVGSSNVNLRPRTAAPRRPRPASIAGTGVSVTERHNLSGDAKLTKDSKPPLPKVHSTPKKPSTPKASEIKKPTEKLVKNAKASPRITPKATPLQSPGVEHSPLIREATEIIGHENDIKNGKSEERNEEKKDHGSEKAQDVVETELVDNEDKNEIKNEIKNEVKNEGPIVEQPVPVAAIKQAKDDSNFMQETLSSQESTLKKDDNNKVEKIEKKLTMEQEGESEVDNEEQIDMSASMIAKIRITTEEEAKAALAERRRLAREQAEREAELERLRLEEEARLEAEKLRAEEEEQRRLEEETLRLANEARQAEEQRLKLAIEEAKRREEEDRRRREEEARQKQEKEEAEKKAREEVERQRIEMAERLKKEEEERLARRKRVEAIMLRTRGKNQSNTPTKGEGGDGDKLKEDSPSDENKSAPGSKNEDVMTASLISEATQQFLSSEQRAHHVENVTAPAIVHNGTHSNGINENKIVLDNNQGNVEGGLNGHHTNHGNDINSQSITLDNATVKQNNVTNNLLDLSEFDTLSNNSSGPTLELTLNMAKEDTLNSNLNPTAVPFTPMANTFTSAGANANINPFQDAYVNNKQQESNQMSDLLS; encoded by the exons ATGTGAAGCGCCGCCGAAGTCTCTACGATGAGGACTCCCTCGACGACGATCGTCCTGACGAGAACGAAG CACGAGACTCGACGGGAAGTGCGAAAGATGTTGACAGGGCGAGGCTCGTCCGTGAAAGGCAGAACGAAGAACGACAACGGAAGCTGGAAGAGCTGAGACAACAGGCACTCGCCGCCCAACGTTTTCGGGAGCAGCGAGAGGAGGAACGTCGAAGACGCATCGACGAGCTGAGGTCACGAGATAATGACAG ACGGAACCAGgtagaagaaaggaaacgattGATATGCGAGGCAGAGCGAGAAAGGCGGGAGGCTATCCTCCGAAAGAATCAGGAGAGGGAGGCACGCATCGaggcaaagaagaagaatgagagatCGCACATCGTTTTTGCGTTCGGCAGTTCGACACCACGAATGTTGGAGCCAGCTGATACCGGTGGTTCGACCTTCTGGGGTACACGCAGAGCCACTTCGACGACCAACGTCATGATGTTTTCAGCGGCTCAGCCTTTGACCAGGAGATCCTCCGAAAGAGAACTCGATGGCAGCAAGAAAAGAGCTACTTCCGCCGGTGGACTCGACAGAAAGCCCGGCGAAG ATATGAGAATGTCCTCGTCCATGTACGAGGTGTTCAATTGGAATTCTAGCCCCGATCCTCCCTTAACCCCTGGCAAACATAAGAGAGCCAGCCTCTCTCTGCCTCCTACTACAGACATCTTTGCCATCGATGATAAGTCTGATAACGATACTAGGCGTCCAATGATTCAGCGGGCTGTCAGTG GTGAGGATAGCGACGGAACACCAGGAACACCCAGTTCGGTCTATCTTCGAGTGAACAGGAGACGTACAGACCTGATGCCGACGATACCATCACCCCGTGATGGACCACCGACGTCCGGACGTAGCTCCTCGGCCAAGGCCTTCGCACGTTCCCCAGGTAGGACTTACTCGATGTCGAGACTGGACCAGCTATCTCAGCCTAGGAAACGTCCGACAGAGCTTAGTACATTGACGGAACAGCAAAGTCAGCCTCTCAGTGGTTCTAGCATGAGTCGCAGCATGTCGCACTTGGCTGCTGCCTCAGGAAGCAAGAGCCTTAAGCGCTCGGATAATTCTCGTAGCATGGGTACATTGCCGGGTGCAGTTCCGATGCCGAGACCTACCAGGGCTGAAAGATTGCGTCGAAAGGCTCGTGAGCTTCACAATCAACAGCAGCAAG GTATCCGCAGCGGGGAGGTGACACCGAACAGCCCATCACGACCGCACAGCTCCATGAGCCAGCAAAGTGCCAGCAGCGTGGGTAGCAGTAACGTCAATCTGCGTCCTCGTACGGCTGCTCCGCGTCGACCGCGACCTGCTTCTATCGCCGGTACCGGCGTTTCGGTCACAGAGCGACACA ATCTCTCAGGTGACGCAAAATTAACAAAGGATTCAAAGCCACCACTGCCAAAGGTCCATAGTACTCCAAAGAAACCTTCTACGCCTAAAGCAAGCGAGATAAAGAAACCGACGGAAAAATTAGTAAAGAATGCAAAGGCATCGCCACGGATAACACCAAAGGCGACGCCTTTGCAGAGTCCAGGTGTTGAGCATTCGCCGCTCATTCGCGAAGCCACTGAAATAATTGGACATGAAAATGACATTAAAAATGGTAAATCGGAAGAAAGgaacgaggaaaagaaggatcACGGTTCAGAGAAAGCACAg GACGTAGTAGAGACAGAATTAGTTGATAACGAAGACAAAAACGAgattaaaaacgaaattaaaaatgaagttAAGAATGAAGGTCCGATAGTCGAACAACCGGTACCAGTAGCCGCTATCAAACAAGCCAAGGATGATAGCAATTTCATGCAAGAAACGTTGTCCTCTCAAGAATCCACgttgaaaaaagatgataataataaagtagagaagatagaaaagaaattgacgaTGGAACAGGAAGGTGAAAGCGAAGTCGATAACGAGGAACAGATCGACATGTCTG CTTCGATGATCGCAAAAATTAGAATCACGACGGAAGAGGAAGCCAAAGCTGCCTTGGCGGAACGCAGAAGATTAGCTCGAGAACAAGCGGAAAGGGAAGCGGAGCTTGAGCGTTTACGATTG GAAGAGGAAGCTCGTTTGGAAGCTGAAAAATTACGTGCCGAAGAGGAGGAGCAACGACGCTTGGAAGAGGAAACTTTACGTCTGGCGAACGAAGCACGACAGGCTGAAGAACAAAGATTAAAATTAGCGATCGAAGAAGCAAAACGTCGAGAGGAGGAAGATCGAAGAAGACGAGAGGAAGAAGCTCGTCAAAAgcaagagaaggaagaggctgagaagaaagcgagagaagaagtagaaag ACAACGAATAGAAATGGCCGAACgtttgaaaaaggaagaggaagagagacttGCTCGACGTAAACGCGTCGAGGCGATTATGCTTCGAACACGTGGAAAAAATCAGTCCAATACACCGACGAAG GGGGAGGGCGGAGACGgtgataaattaaaagaagacaGTCCTagcgatgaaaataaatcagcTCCCGGTAGTAAAAACGAAGACGTTATGACAGCGAGTTTAATATCTGAAGCTACTCAGCAATTTTTAAGCAGCGAGCAGCGAGCTCATCACGTAGAAAACGTTACCGCGCCAGCTATCGTGCATAATGGCACGCACAGTAACGgcattaatgaaaataaaatagtattgGATAATAATCAGGGTAACGTCGAGGGAGGATTAAATGGTCATCACACGAATCACGGGAACGATATCAACAGTCAATCGATCACACTGGATAATGCCACCGT CAAACAAAACAACGTGACCAACAACCTGTTAGACCTGTCAGAATTCGATACTCTGAGTAATAACAGTAGTGGTCCAACGCTTGAATTGACGCTCAACATGGCCAAGGAAGACACGCTCAACTCGAACTTGAATCCAACAGCCGTACCATTTACACCAATGGCAAATACCTTTACGTCTGCTGGTGCTAATGCCAACATCAATCCTTTCCAAGATGCTTACGTGAATAATAAACAGCAAGAGAGCAATCAAATGTCAG ATCTTTTGTCCTaa
- the LOC127072901 gene encoding MAP7 domain-containing protein 2-like isoform X9, whose product MGGGVRMNREIPSSTLATLRGILVSSLSRENLGPNDLSTIHENVRLRPPRKVHFREAGAASEEINQRTSSAHNRHSLTKEETMHWFAQIGGDSGTHNFPDNHRNDVKRRRSLYDEDSLDDDRPDENEARDSTGSAKDVDRARLVRERQNEERQRKLEELRQQALAAQRFREQREEERRRRIDELRSRDNDRRNQVEERKRLICEAERERREAILRKNQEREARIEAKKKNERSHIVFAFGSSTPRMLEPADTGGSTFWGTRRATSTTNVMMFSAAQPLTRRSSERELDGSKKRATSAGGLDRKPGEDMRMSSSMYEVFNWNSSPDPPLTPGKHKRASLSLPPTTDIFAIDDKSDNDTRRPMIQRAVSGEDSDGTPGTPSSVYLRVNRRRTDLMPTIPSPRDGPPTSGRSSSAKAFARSPGRTYSMSRLDQLSQPRKRPTELSTLTEQQSQPLSGSSMSRSMSHLAAASGSKSLKRSDNSRSMGTLPGAVPMPRPTRAERLRRKARELHNQQQQGIRSGEVTPNSPSRPHSSMSQQSASSVGSSNVNLRPRTAAPRRPRPASIAGTGVSVTERHNLSGDAKLTKDSKPPLPKVHSTPKKPSTPKASEIKKPTEKLVKNAKASPRITPKATPLQSPGVEHSPLIREATEIIGHENDIKNGKSEERNEEKKDHGSEKAQDVVETELVDNEDKNEIKNEIKNEVKNEGPIVEQPVPVAAIKQAKDDSNFMQETLSSQESTLKKDDNNKVEKIEKKLTMEQEGESEVDNEEQIDMSASMIAKIRITTEEEAKAALAERRRLAREQAEREAELERLRLEEEARLEAEKLRAEEEEQRRLEEETLRLANEARQAEEQRLKLAIEEAKRREEEDRRRREEEARQKQEKEEAEKKAREEVERQRIEMAERLKKEEEERLARRKRVEAIMLRTRGKNQSNTPTKGEGGDGDKLKEDSPSDENKSAPGSKNEDVMTASLISEATQQFLSSEQRAHHVENVTAPAIVHNGTHSNGINENKIVLDNNQGNVEGGLNGHHTNHGNDINSQSITLDNATVKQNNVTNNLLDLSEFDTLSNNSSGPTLELTLNMAKEDTLNSNLNPTAVPFTPMANTFTSAGANANINPFQDAYVNNKQQESNQMSDLLS is encoded by the exons ATGTGAAGCGCCGCCGAAGTCTCTACGATGAGGACTCCCTCGACGACGATCGTCCTGACGAGAACGAAG CACGAGACTCGACGGGAAGTGCGAAAGATGTTGACAGGGCGAGGCTCGTCCGTGAAAGGCAGAACGAAGAACGACAACGGAAGCTGGAAGAGCTGAGACAACAGGCACTCGCCGCCCAACGTTTTCGGGAGCAGCGAGAGGAGGAACGTCGAAGACGCATCGACGAGCTGAGGTCACGAGATAATGACAG ACGGAACCAGgtagaagaaaggaaacgattGATATGCGAGGCAGAGCGAGAAAGGCGGGAGGCTATCCTCCGAAAGAATCAGGAGAGGGAGGCACGCATCGaggcaaagaagaagaatgagagatCGCACATCGTTTTTGCGTTCGGCAGTTCGACACCACGAATGTTGGAGCCAGCTGATACCGGTGGTTCGACCTTCTGGGGTACACGCAGAGCCACTTCGACGACCAACGTCATGATGTTTTCAGCGGCTCAGCCTTTGACCAGGAGATCCTCCGAAAGAGAACTCGATGGCAGCAAGAAAAGAGCTACTTCCGCCGGTGGACTCGACAGAAAGCCCGGCGAAG ATATGAGAATGTCCTCGTCCATGTACGAGGTGTTCAATTGGAATTCTAGCCCCGATCCTCCCTTAACCCCTGGCAAACATAAGAGAGCCAGCCTCTCTCTGCCTCCTACTACAGACATCTTTGCCATCGATGATAAGTCTGATAACGATACTAGGCGTCCAATGATTCAGCGGGCTGTCAGTG GTGAGGATAGCGACGGAACACCAGGAACACCCAGTTCGGTCTATCTTCGAGTGAACAGGAGACGTACAGACCTGATGCCGACGATACCATCACCCCGTGATGGACCACCGACGTCCGGACGTAGCTCCTCGGCCAAGGCCTTCGCACGTTCCCCAGGTAGGACTTACTCGATGTCGAGACTGGACCAGCTATCTCAGCCTAGGAAACGTCCGACAGAGCTTAGTACATTGACGGAACAGCAAAGTCAGCCTCTCAGTGGTTCTAGCATGAGTCGCAGCATGTCGCACTTGGCTGCTGCCTCAGGAAGCAAGAGCCTTAAGCGCTCGGATAATTCTCGTAGCATGGGTACATTGCCGGGTGCAGTTCCGATGCCGAGACCTACCAGGGCTGAAAGATTGCGTCGAAAGGCTCGTGAGCTTCACAATCAACAGCAGCAAG GTATCCGCAGCGGGGAGGTGACACCGAACAGCCCATCACGACCGCACAGCTCCATGAGCCAGCAAAGTGCCAGCAGCGTGGGTAGCAGTAACGTCAATCTGCGTCCTCGTACGGCTGCTCCGCGTCGACCGCGACCTGCTTCTATCGCCGGTACCGGCGTTTCGGTCACAGAGCGACACA ATCTCTCAGGTGACGCAAAATTAACAAAGGATTCAAAGCCACCACTGCCAAAGGTCCATAGTACTCCAAAGAAACCTTCTACGCCTAAAGCAAGCGAGATAAAGAAACCGACGGAAAAATTAGTAAAGAATGCAAAGGCATCGCCACGGATAACACCAAAGGCGACGCCTTTGCAGAGTCCAGGTGTTGAGCATTCGCCGCTCATTCGCGAAGCCACTGAAATAATTGGACATGAAAATGACATTAAAAATGGTAAATCGGAAGAAAGgaacgaggaaaagaaggatcACGGTTCAGAGAAAGCACAg GACGTAGTAGAGACAGAATTAGTTGATAACGAAGACAAAAACGAgattaaaaacgaaattaaaaatgaagttAAGAATGAAGGTCCGATAGTCGAACAACCGGTACCAGTAGCCGCTATCAAACAAGCCAAGGATGATAGCAATTTCATGCAAGAAACGTTGTCCTCTCAAGAATCCACgttgaaaaaagatgataataataaagtagagaagatagaaaagaaattgacgaTGGAACAGGAAGGTGAAAGCGAAGTCGATAACGAGGAACAGATCGACATGTCTG CTTCGATGATCGCAAAAATTAGAATCACGACGGAAGAGGAAGCCAAAGCTGCCTTGGCGGAACGCAGAAGATTAGCTCGAGAACAAGCGGAAAGGGAAGCGGAGCTTGAGCGTTTACGATTG GAAGAGGAAGCTCGTTTGGAAGCTGAAAAATTACGTGCCGAAGAGGAGGAGCAACGACGCTTGGAAGAGGAAACTTTACGTCTGGCGAACGAAGCACGACAGGCTGAAGAACAAAGATTAAAATTAGCGATCGAAGAAGCAAAACGTCGAGAGGAGGAAGATCGAAGAAGACGAGAGGAAGAAGCTCGTCAAAAgcaagagaaggaagaggctgagaagaaagcgagagaagaagtagaaag ACAACGAATAGAAATGGCCGAACgtttgaaaaaggaagaggaagagagacttGCTCGACGTAAACGCGTCGAGGCGATTATGCTTCGAACACGTGGAAAAAATCAGTCCAATACACCGACGAAG GGGGAGGGCGGAGACGgtgataaattaaaagaagacaGTCCTagcgatgaaaataaatcagcTCCCGGTAGTAAAAACGAAGACGTTATGACAGCGAGTTTAATATCTGAAGCTACTCAGCAATTTTTAAGCAGCGAGCAGCGAGCTCATCACGTAGAAAACGTTACCGCGCCAGCTATCGTGCATAATGGCACGCACAGTAACGgcattaatgaaaataaaatagtattgGATAATAATCAGGGTAACGTCGAGGGAGGATTAAATGGTCATCACACGAATCACGGGAACGATATCAACAGTCAATCGATCACACTGGATAATGCCACCGT CAAACAAAACAACGTGACCAACAACCTGTTAGACCTGTCAGAATTCGATACTCTGAGTAATAACAGTAGTGGTCCAACGCTTGAATTGACGCTCAACATGGCCAAGGAAGACACGCTCAACTCGAACTTGAATCCAACAGCCGTACCATTTACACCAATGGCAAATACCTTTACGTCTGCTGGTGCTAATGCCAACATCAATCCTTTCCAAGATGCTTACGTGAATAATAAACAGCAAGAGAGCAATCAAATGTCAG ATCTTTTGTCCTaa
- the LOC127072901 gene encoding capping protein inhibiting regulator of actin dynamics-like isoform X11, whose protein sequence is MGGGVRMNREIPSSTLATLRGILVSSLSRENLGPNDLSTIHENVRLRPPRKVHFREAGAASEEINQRTSSAHNRHSLTKDVKRRRSLYDEDSLDDDRPDENEARDSTGSAKDVDRARLVRERQNEERQRKLEELRQQALAAQRFREQREEERRRRIDELRSRDNDRRNQVEERKRLICEAERERREAILRKNQEREARIEAKKKNERSHIVFAFGSSTPRMLEPADTGGSTFWGTRRATSTTNVMMFSAAQPLTRRSSERELDGSKKRATSAGGLDRKPGEDMRMSSSMYEVFNWNSSPDPPLTPGKHKRASLSLPPTTDIFAIDDKSDNDTRRPMIQRAVSGEDSDGTPGTPSSVYLRVNRRRTDLMPTIPSPRDGPPTSGRSSSAKAFARSPGRTYSMSRLDQLSQPRKRPTELSTLTEQQSQPLSGSSMSRSMSHLAAASGSKSLKRSDNSRSMGTLPGAVPMPRPTRAERLRRKARELHNQQQQGIRSGEVTPNSPSRPHSSMSQQSASSVGSSNVNLRPRTAAPRRPRPASIAGTGVSVTERHNLSGDAKLTKDSKPPLPKVHSTPKKPSTPKASEIKKPTEKLVKNAKASPRITPKATPLQSPGVEHSPLIREATEIIGHENDIKNGKSEERNEEKKDHGSEKAQDVVETELVDNEDKNEIKNEIKNEVKNEGPIVEQPVPVAAIKQAKDDSNFMQETLSSQESTLKKDDNNKVEKIEKKLTMEQEGESEVDNEEQIDMSASMIAKIRITTEEEAKAALAERRRLAREQAEREAELERLRLEEEARLEAEKLRAEEEEQRRLEEETLRLANEARQAEEQRLKLAIEEAKRREEEDRRRREEEARQKQEKEEAEKKAREEVERQRIEMAERLKKEEEERLARRKRVEAIMLRTRGKNQSNTPTKGEGGDGDKLKEDSPSDENKSAPGSKNEDVMTASLISEATQQFLSSEQRAHHVENVTAPAIVHNGTHSNGINENKIVLDNNQGNVEGGLNGHHTNHGNDINSQSITLDNATVKQNNVTNNLLDLSEFDTLSNNSSGPTLELTLNMAKEDTLNSNLNPTAVPFTPMANTFTSAGANANINPFQDAYVNNKQQESNQMSDLLS, encoded by the exons ATGTGAAGCGCCGCCGAAGTCTCTACGATGAGGACTCCCTCGACGACGATCGTCCTGACGAGAACGAAG CACGAGACTCGACGGGAAGTGCGAAAGATGTTGACAGGGCGAGGCTCGTCCGTGAAAGGCAGAACGAAGAACGACAACGGAAGCTGGAAGAGCTGAGACAACAGGCACTCGCCGCCCAACGTTTTCGGGAGCAGCGAGAGGAGGAACGTCGAAGACGCATCGACGAGCTGAGGTCACGAGATAATGACAG ACGGAACCAGgtagaagaaaggaaacgattGATATGCGAGGCAGAGCGAGAAAGGCGGGAGGCTATCCTCCGAAAGAATCAGGAGAGGGAGGCACGCATCGaggcaaagaagaagaatgagagatCGCACATCGTTTTTGCGTTCGGCAGTTCGACACCACGAATGTTGGAGCCAGCTGATACCGGTGGTTCGACCTTCTGGGGTACACGCAGAGCCACTTCGACGACCAACGTCATGATGTTTTCAGCGGCTCAGCCTTTGACCAGGAGATCCTCCGAAAGAGAACTCGATGGCAGCAAGAAAAGAGCTACTTCCGCCGGTGGACTCGACAGAAAGCCCGGCGAAG ATATGAGAATGTCCTCGTCCATGTACGAGGTGTTCAATTGGAATTCTAGCCCCGATCCTCCCTTAACCCCTGGCAAACATAAGAGAGCCAGCCTCTCTCTGCCTCCTACTACAGACATCTTTGCCATCGATGATAAGTCTGATAACGATACTAGGCGTCCAATGATTCAGCGGGCTGTCAGTG GTGAGGATAGCGACGGAACACCAGGAACACCCAGTTCGGTCTATCTTCGAGTGAACAGGAGACGTACAGACCTGATGCCGACGATACCATCACCCCGTGATGGACCACCGACGTCCGGACGTAGCTCCTCGGCCAAGGCCTTCGCACGTTCCCCAGGTAGGACTTACTCGATGTCGAGACTGGACCAGCTATCTCAGCCTAGGAAACGTCCGACAGAGCTTAGTACATTGACGGAACAGCAAAGTCAGCCTCTCAGTGGTTCTAGCATGAGTCGCAGCATGTCGCACTTGGCTGCTGCCTCAGGAAGCAAGAGCCTTAAGCGCTCGGATAATTCTCGTAGCATGGGTACATTGCCGGGTGCAGTTCCGATGCCGAGACCTACCAGGGCTGAAAGATTGCGTCGAAAGGCTCGTGAGCTTCACAATCAACAGCAGCAAG GTATCCGCAGCGGGGAGGTGACACCGAACAGCCCATCACGACCGCACAGCTCCATGAGCCAGCAAAGTGCCAGCAGCGTGGGTAGCAGTAACGTCAATCTGCGTCCTCGTACGGCTGCTCCGCGTCGACCGCGACCTGCTTCTATCGCCGGTACCGGCGTTTCGGTCACAGAGCGACACA ATCTCTCAGGTGACGCAAAATTAACAAAGGATTCAAAGCCACCACTGCCAAAGGTCCATAGTACTCCAAAGAAACCTTCTACGCCTAAAGCAAGCGAGATAAAGAAACCGACGGAAAAATTAGTAAAGAATGCAAAGGCATCGCCACGGATAACACCAAAGGCGACGCCTTTGCAGAGTCCAGGTGTTGAGCATTCGCCGCTCATTCGCGAAGCCACTGAAATAATTGGACATGAAAATGACATTAAAAATGGTAAATCGGAAGAAAGgaacgaggaaaagaaggatcACGGTTCAGAGAAAGCACAg GACGTAGTAGAGACAGAATTAGTTGATAACGAAGACAAAAACGAgattaaaaacgaaattaaaaatgaagttAAGAATGAAGGTCCGATAGTCGAACAACCGGTACCAGTAGCCGCTATCAAACAAGCCAAGGATGATAGCAATTTCATGCAAGAAACGTTGTCCTCTCAAGAATCCACgttgaaaaaagatgataataataaagtagagaagatagaaaagaaattgacgaTGGAACAGGAAGGTGAAAGCGAAGTCGATAACGAGGAACAGATCGACATGTCTG CTTCGATGATCGCAAAAATTAGAATCACGACGGAAGAGGAAGCCAAAGCTGCCTTGGCGGAACGCAGAAGATTAGCTCGAGAACAAGCGGAAAGGGAAGCGGAGCTTGAGCGTTTACGATTG GAAGAGGAAGCTCGTTTGGAAGCTGAAAAATTACGTGCCGAAGAGGAGGAGCAACGACGCTTGGAAGAGGAAACTTTACGTCTGGCGAACGAAGCACGACAGGCTGAAGAACAAAGATTAAAATTAGCGATCGAAGAAGCAAAACGTCGAGAGGAGGAAGATCGAAGAAGACGAGAGGAAGAAGCTCGTCAAAAgcaagagaaggaagaggctgagaagaaagcgagagaagaagtagaaag ACAACGAATAGAAATGGCCGAACgtttgaaaaaggaagaggaagagagacttGCTCGACGTAAACGCGTCGAGGCGATTATGCTTCGAACACGTGGAAAAAATCAGTCCAATACACCGACGAAG GGGGAGGGCGGAGACGgtgataaattaaaagaagacaGTCCTagcgatgaaaataaatcagcTCCCGGTAGTAAAAACGAAGACGTTATGACAGCGAGTTTAATATCTGAAGCTACTCAGCAATTTTTAAGCAGCGAGCAGCGAGCTCATCACGTAGAAAACGTTACCGCGCCAGCTATCGTGCATAATGGCACGCACAGTAACGgcattaatgaaaataaaatagtattgGATAATAATCAGGGTAACGTCGAGGGAGGATTAAATGGTCATCACACGAATCACGGGAACGATATCAACAGTCAATCGATCACACTGGATAATGCCACCGT CAAACAAAACAACGTGACCAACAACCTGTTAGACCTGTCAGAATTCGATACTCTGAGTAATAACAGTAGTGGTCCAACGCTTGAATTGACGCTCAACATGGCCAAGGAAGACACGCTCAACTCGAACTTGAATCCAACAGCCGTACCATTTACACCAATGGCAAATACCTTTACGTCTGCTGGTGCTAATGCCAACATCAATCCTTTCCAAGATGCTTACGTGAATAATAAACAGCAAGAGAGCAATCAAATGTCAG ATCTTTTGTCCTaa